In a genomic window of Deinococcus aquiradiocola:
- a CDS encoding exonuclease SbcCD subunit D, whose product MRVLHTADFHAGRITRGHDRTAELHDALTEITGLARTERVDAVLVSGDLFDAPNPPAGAERVVYEFFLRLKELGVPSVVIAGNHDSATRLSGLSGLLGWVGVQMVAELPQDLTQLTRTIDTRSGERLVVGAIPFLSERRLLRAADLLGQDVGAWRQKFRDGMGQLMEFVGRSYEAGAVNMMMLHTTLDGAKPSGQRSITLDLSRTYTVSGLQFPPGTQYAALGHVHKPQAVGETVNAHYPGSVLQLDFGEAGEQKQVNLVEVTAGRPATVTPIPLASGRELRTLRVTHDTLERRLAEVRDFQGLLKVVVSAPAGTALPGLKAQVLSILPNVLAVDLDAPDQQGGNVTPFAEREGLSRLELYERYYSEKSGALPDALRAAFLEAQQAVRQGDTEGGVNA is encoded by the coding sequence ATGCGCGTACTTCACACCGCCGATTTCCACGCTGGGCGAATCACCCGTGGGCACGACCGCACCGCCGAACTGCACGACGCCCTCACCGAGATCACCGGCCTCGCCCGCACCGAACGCGTGGACGCCGTCCTCGTGAGCGGCGACCTCTTCGACGCGCCCAACCCGCCCGCGGGTGCCGAGCGCGTCGTGTACGAGTTCTTCCTGCGGCTCAAGGAACTCGGCGTGCCGAGCGTCGTCATCGCCGGGAACCACGACAGCGCCACCCGCCTGAGCGGCCTGAGCGGCCTGCTCGGCTGGGTCGGCGTGCAGATGGTCGCCGAACTCCCGCAGGACCTCACGCAGCTGACGCGCACCATCGACACGCGCAGCGGCGAACGCCTCGTGGTGGGCGCCATTCCCTTCCTGTCCGAACGTCGCCTGCTGCGTGCCGCCGACCTGCTCGGGCAGGATGTCGGCGCGTGGCGGCAGAAGTTCCGGGACGGCATGGGCCAGCTGATGGAGTTCGTGGGCCGCAGCTACGAGGCGGGCGCCGTCAACATGATGATGCTGCACACCACCCTGGACGGCGCGAAACCCAGCGGGCAGCGCAGCATCACCCTCGACCTGAGCCGCACGTACACCGTCAGCGGCCTGCAGTTCCCGCCCGGCACGCAGTACGCCGCGCTCGGGCACGTCCACAAACCGCAGGCGGTGGGGGAGACCGTGAACGCCCACTACCCCGGCAGCGTCCTGCAGCTGGATTTCGGGGAGGCGGGCGAGCAGAAGCAGGTGAACCTCGTGGAGGTCACGGCGGGCCGCCCCGCCACCGTCACGCCCATCCCGCTCGCCAGCGGGCGCGAACTGCGGACCCTGCGCGTCACGCACGACACCCTGGAGCGCCGCCTCGCTGAGGTGCGGGACTTCCAGGGCCTGCTGAAGGTCGTGGTGAGCGCGCCCGCCGGGACGGCCCTGCCGGGCCTGAAAGCGCAGGTGCTCAGCATCCTCCCGAACGTCCTCGCGGTGGACCTCGACGCGCCGGACCAGCAGGGCGGCAACGTCACGCCCTTCGCGGAACGTGAGGGCCTCAGCCGCCTGGAACTGTACGAACGGTACTACAGCGAGAAGTCCGGCGCGCTGCCCGACGCGCTGCGCGCCGCGTTCCTCGAGGCGCAGCAGGCCGTCCGTCAGGGCGACACGGAAGGCGGGGTGAACGCATGA
- a CDS encoding SDR family oxidoreductase has protein sequence MTHSSRPVTLITGATGGIGAALAHVLHRHSLVLQGRDLGRVAALCAELPDARPLVMDLSRPASFAELLEEAGLERVTNVVHNAGVVELGNVAEQSHEIWTHTLAVNVVAPAELTGLLLPRVRAERGNVVFVNSGAGLTANAGWGSYAASKFALRALADALRAEEAQHGVRVTSVYPGRTDTGMQQKVVGQEGGEYRGDAFIRPETVAEAVRYVLEAPRDAVVTDLTVRPGPR, from the coding sequence ATGACGCATTCCAGCAGACCAGTCACGCTCATCACGGGGGCCACCGGCGGGATCGGTGCGGCACTCGCTCACGTCCTGCACCGTCACTCGCTGGTGCTGCAGGGGCGGGACCTGGGGCGGGTGGCGGCGCTGTGCGCGGAACTGCCGGACGCGAGGCCGCTCGTGATGGACCTGTCGCGGCCCGCGTCGTTCGCGGAGCTGCTGGAAGAGGCGGGGCTGGAGCGCGTGACGAACGTGGTGCACAACGCGGGCGTGGTGGAGCTGGGCAACGTGGCCGAGCAGTCGCACGAGATCTGGACGCACACGCTGGCCGTGAACGTGGTGGCGCCCGCCGAGCTGACGGGGCTGCTGCTGCCGCGCGTGCGGGCGGAGCGGGGGAACGTGGTGTTCGTGAACAGCGGGGCGGGCCTGACCGCGAACGCGGGCTGGGGAAGTTACGCGGCGAGCAAGTTCGCGCTGCGTGCCCTGGCGGACGCCCTGCGGGCCGAGGAGGCTCAGCACGGTGTGCGCGTCACGAGCGTGTACCCGGGCCGGACGGACACGGGCATGCAGCAGAAGGTGGTGGGGCAGGAGGGCGGCGAGTACCGAGGGGACGCGTTCATCCGGCCGGAGACGGTGGCGGAGGCGGTGCGGTACGTGCTGGAGGCGCCGCGTGACGCGGTCGTCACGGACCTGACGGTGCGGCCCGGCCCGAGGTGA
- a CDS encoding PqqD family protein — protein sequence MTDPSTHPHWHADPDVLVTDLGDELVLLHSRTSQMYSLNAVARTAWQALPATTPTLLAAVLATYDVPAGQARTDLDALLTDLVRLDMLRQA from the coding sequence ATGACGGACCCGTCCACCCACCCCCACTGGCACGCCGACCCGGACGTCCTCGTCACGGACCTCGGCGACGAACTCGTGCTGCTGCACAGCCGCACCAGCCAGATGTACAGCCTGAATGCCGTCGCCCGAACCGCCTGGCAGGCCCTCCCCGCCACCACCCCTACGCTGCTCGCCGCCGTCCTCGCCACCTACGACGTGCCCGCCGGACAGGCCCGCACCGACCTGGACGCGCTCCTCACGGACCTCGTGCGCCTCGACATGCTCCGGCAGGCGTGA
- a CDS encoding ExeM/NucH family extracellular endonuclease — protein MKYSIAALTTLSLLLAACGTGTPTTTPAPVVSVPASPSPAPATPARSGGLYEVHFQGTNGDSSGVTATAQLIRTLGTQALTGTDTTTQALRFERIAATTFVNAATGTRHVSATFRVTNTASSDLTGLTLLGVDTDDADTDPGNNPGSVPTVGTTPFNSVRYFDGSDASSTASTFTPTGGKRFNNTSGTTEADPTASVFLSNQDVSGVSTQAPAGLVVAGIKTYGWKVADTLAAGASANVTFAVDLPASSDPKEDPFAFNIVVTAAEGGVTAIHDIQGSGSASPLAGQVVTTQGVVTADYQLSTQLKGFFIQAPDSDADSDPATSEGLFVLCDVACKDVNVGDLVRVTGTATEYSASSNPTNTITELSPTSSVTVRATGVTLPTARTVTLPVASTADWEKLEGMRVRVQGVVTENYKLGRGGVLKVADSRLASYTQVNAPSTSGYAAWVSEIARRTIAVDDGSTAQNPEAVYGRGNQPLSASNTLRTGDTADVTGVLHYGFDYTGTPDTWRIESTLRDATFSGTRPAAPTVTGNVTVAGANVLNFFTTLASSNSDSDNGGAPCTPDGVDTANSRGANDCFEYKRQLGKVVRNLAGLNADVIGLMEVQNNTTVGKGGDSLNAIVTALNTALGGDVYAAVTHPSPGSDAIRVAMIYKKANVTPIGAPLSDTDAVNNRFPLAQVFQASGGSKFAVVVNHLKSKGSAADSDPRNADVSDGQGSSSYRREQQVARLLDLIQNGIVNGRGVQDVIAVGDFNAYAMEPSLQNLQKGLDGVAGTADDLSPVFDNTTYSYQFDAQFGSLDHAFVTRSLGARQVNGEKWHDNSDEPTALDYNKEFKSDAQVGTTAAPGTYFENTAYRSSDHDPLKVGFELPSLGTLGVTPTGNSTAYTGQPYTLSTPTTGTPDTLDIDWGDGSSDTGLPGSTTSRTHTYASTGTPSIVVTARRGTETATGTQTVTVATPGITVNATNATRDVSTSGATTAANPVTVTRSGYADNVTLTASVTGSGTAPTVTVTQQPGTGTSGTVSVDGSGATVGTYTVTVTASGPGVSDATTTFTVNVNAPTTAGKLVISQVYGGGGSTSTNPIPAYKVDYVELFNAGGQDVNLSGKSLQYGATSSTTFTGTYSLKNVVLKPGQYYLLSVSPATGTGGAPYSGSDLTGADDTTTALNMAAANGKIAIVNGTTAVSTAASTPALIDLVGYGTASTYEGTAAAPAISTVLAAFRKANGCQDTNQNSSDFTAATPAPRNSASPLNVCP, from the coding sequence GTGAAATACAGCATCGCCGCTCTCACCACCCTCAGCCTGCTGCTCGCCGCGTGCGGCACGGGCACCCCCACCACCACCCCCGCCCCGGTCGTCAGCGTGCCCGCAAGCCCCAGCCCGGCCCCCGCCACGCCCGCCCGCAGCGGCGGCCTGTACGAAGTGCACTTCCAGGGCACCAACGGCGACAGCAGCGGCGTGACCGCCACCGCCCAGCTCATCCGCACGCTTGGCACGCAGGCCCTCACCGGCACCGACACCACCACCCAGGCCCTCAGGTTCGAGCGCATCGCCGCCACCACCTTCGTGAACGCCGCCACCGGCACCCGCCACGTCAGCGCGACCTTCAGGGTCACGAACACCGCCAGCAGCGACCTGACCGGCCTGACCCTGCTCGGCGTGGACACCGACGACGCCGACACCGACCCTGGCAACAACCCCGGCTCGGTCCCCACCGTCGGCACCACGCCCTTCAACAGCGTCCGGTACTTCGACGGTTCCGACGCCAGCAGCACTGCCAGCACCTTCACGCCCACCGGCGGCAAACGCTTCAACAACACGAGCGGCACCACCGAGGCCGACCCGACCGCCAGCGTCTTCCTGAGCAACCAGGACGTGAGCGGCGTCAGCACGCAGGCCCCCGCCGGACTCGTCGTGGCCGGCATCAAGACCTACGGCTGGAAGGTCGCCGACACCCTCGCCGCCGGCGCGAGCGCCAACGTCACCTTCGCCGTCGACCTGCCCGCCAGCAGCGACCCGAAGGAGGACCCCTTCGCCTTCAACATCGTCGTGACGGCTGCCGAGGGCGGCGTCACCGCCATCCACGACATCCAGGGCAGCGGCAGCGCCAGCCCCCTCGCCGGTCAGGTCGTGACCACGCAGGGCGTCGTGACGGCCGACTACCAGCTCAGCACGCAGCTCAAGGGCTTCTTCATCCAGGCGCCCGACAGCGACGCCGACAGCGACCCCGCCACCAGCGAGGGCCTGTTCGTGCTGTGCGACGTGGCCTGCAAGGACGTGAACGTCGGCGACCTCGTGCGCGTCACCGGGACCGCCACCGAATACAGCGCCAGCAGCAACCCGACCAACACCATCACCGAACTCAGCCCCACCAGCAGCGTCACCGTCCGCGCGACCGGCGTGACGCTCCCCACCGCGCGCACCGTGACGCTGCCCGTCGCCAGCACCGCCGACTGGGAGAAGCTGGAAGGCATGCGCGTCCGCGTGCAGGGCGTCGTCACCGAGAACTACAAGCTCGGGCGCGGCGGCGTCCTCAAGGTCGCCGACAGCCGCCTCGCCAGCTACACGCAGGTCAACGCGCCCAGCACCAGCGGGTACGCCGCGTGGGTCAGCGAGATCGCGCGCCGCACCATCGCCGTCGACGACGGCAGCACCGCCCAGAACCCCGAAGCCGTGTACGGGCGCGGCAACCAGCCGCTCAGCGCCAGCAACACCCTGCGGACCGGCGACACCGCCGACGTGACCGGCGTGCTGCACTACGGCTTCGACTACACCGGCACCCCCGACACCTGGCGCATCGAGAGCACCCTCAGGGACGCCACCTTCAGCGGCACGCGCCCCGCCGCGCCCACCGTGACCGGCAACGTCACCGTCGCGGGCGCCAACGTCCTGAACTTCTTCACGACCCTGGCGAGCAGCAACAGCGACAGCGACAACGGCGGCGCCCCCTGCACGCCCGACGGCGTGGACACCGCCAACTCGCGCGGCGCGAACGACTGCTTCGAGTACAAACGCCAGCTCGGCAAGGTCGTCAGGAACCTCGCGGGCCTGAACGCCGACGTGATCGGCCTGATGGAAGTGCAGAACAACACCACCGTCGGCAAGGGCGGCGACAGCCTGAACGCCATCGTCACGGCCCTCAACACCGCGCTCGGCGGCGACGTGTACGCGGCCGTCACGCACCCCAGCCCCGGCAGTGACGCGATCCGTGTCGCCATGATCTACAAGAAGGCGAACGTCACCCCCATCGGCGCGCCGCTCAGCGACACGGACGCCGTCAACAACCGCTTCCCGCTCGCGCAGGTGTTCCAGGCGAGCGGCGGCAGCAAGTTCGCGGTCGTCGTGAACCACCTCAAGAGCAAAGGCAGCGCCGCCGACAGCGACCCCCGTAACGCCGACGTCAGCGACGGCCAGGGCTCCAGCAGCTACCGACGCGAACAGCAGGTCGCGCGCCTGCTGGACCTCATCCAGAACGGCATCGTGAACGGACGCGGCGTGCAGGACGTCATCGCGGTCGGCGACTTCAACGCCTACGCCATGGAGCCCAGCCTCCAGAACCTCCAGAAGGGCCTGGACGGCGTCGCCGGGACCGCCGACGACCTCAGCCCCGTCTTCGACAACACCACGTACAGCTACCAGTTCGACGCGCAGTTCGGCAGCCTCGACCACGCCTTCGTCACCAGGAGCCTCGGGGCCCGACAGGTGAACGGCGAGAAGTGGCACGACAACAGCGACGAACCCACCGCCCTCGACTACAACAAGGAATTCAAGAGCGACGCGCAGGTCGGCACGACCGCCGCGCCCGGCACGTACTTCGAGAACACCGCGTACCGCAGCAGCGACCACGACCCCCTCAAGGTCGGCTTCGAACTGCCGTCCCTCGGCACGCTCGGCGTGACGCCCACCGGCAACAGCACCGCGTACACCGGACAGCCGTACACGCTCAGCACCCCCACCACCGGCACGCCCGACACCCTCGACATCGACTGGGGTGACGGCAGCAGCGACACGGGCCTGCCCGGCAGCACCACCAGCCGCACCCACACGTACGCCAGCACCGGCACGCCCTCCATCGTCGTCACCGCGCGCCGTGGCACCGAAACCGCGACCGGCACGCAGACCGTCACGGTCGCCACGCCCGGCATCACCGTGAACGCCACCAACGCCACCCGCGACGTGTCAACCAGCGGCGCCACCACCGCCGCCAACCCCGTCACCGTCACCCGCAGCGGGTACGCGGACAACGTCACCCTGACCGCCAGCGTCACCGGCAGCGGCACCGCGCCCACCGTCACCGTCACCCAGCAGCCCGGCACCGGCACCAGCGGCACCGTCAGCGTGGACGGCAGCGGCGCCACCGTCGGCACGTACACCGTGACCGTCACCGCCAGCGGCCCCGGCGTCAGCGACGCGACCACCACCTTCACCGTGAACGTGAACGCACCCACCACGGCCGGGAAGCTCGTCATCAGCCAGGTGTACGGCGGTGGCGGCAGCACCAGCACGAACCCCATCCCCGCCTACAAGGTGGATTACGTGGAGCTGTTCAACGCGGGCGGGCAGGACGTGAACCTCTCCGGCAAGAGCCTGCAGTACGGCGCCACGTCAAGCACGACCTTCACCGGCACGTACAGCCTCAAGAACGTGGTCCTCAAGCCCGGACAGTACTACCTGCTGAGCGTGAGCCCCGCCACCGGCACCGGCGGCGCACCCTACAGCGGCAGCGACCTGACCGGCGCGGACGACACCACCACCGCCCTCAACATGGCCGCCGCGAACGGCAAGATCGCCATCGTGAACGGCACGACGGCCGTCTCCACGGCCGCCAGCACCCCGGCCCTGATCGACCTCGTCGGCTACGGCACGGCCAGCACGTACGAGGGCACGGCCGCCGCACCCGCCATCTCCACGGTCCTCGCGGCCTTCAGGAAGGCGAACGGCTGCCAGGACACCAACCAGAACAGCAGCGACTTCACGGCCGCCACGCCCGCGCCCCGCAACAGCGCGAGCCCGCTGAACGTCTGCCCCTGA
- a CDS encoding HAD family hydrolase — protein MRAVLFDLDGTLHDRACTVRRWLVGHVGRFGLPDGYVDRWLALDDLGYRPKREVFPLLVREFSLPHDPEVLLADFDRHAWDDVAPMPHAHDVLARLRANGVRLGIVTNGWTCKQQQCLDGLRLGPLVDDVLISEAAGVRKPDPDIFRLALARLGVDAHEAVYVGDSPGNDVLGPQGVGMRAALLPGGHALPDGVTPDWQLTDLRDVLRIVPGHVDAPGAR, from the coding sequence GTGCGGGCGGTGCTGTTCGATCTGGACGGCACGCTGCACGACCGCGCCTGCACGGTGCGGCGCTGGCTGGTGGGGCACGTGGGGCGGTTCGGGCTGCCGGACGGGTACGTGGACCGCTGGCTGGCGCTGGACGACCTGGGGTACCGGCCGAAACGCGAGGTGTTCCCGCTGCTGGTGCGGGAGTTCTCGCTGCCGCACGACCCGGAGGTGCTGCTGGCGGACTTCGACCGGCACGCCTGGGACGATGTGGCGCCCATGCCGCACGCGCATGACGTGCTGGCGCGCCTGCGGGCGAACGGCGTGCGGCTGGGCATCGTCACGAACGGCTGGACGTGCAAGCAGCAGCAGTGCCTGGACGGGCTGCGGCTGGGACCGCTGGTGGACGACGTGCTGATCAGCGAGGCGGCAGGCGTCCGCAAGCCCGACCCGGACATCTTCCGGCTGGCCCTGGCGCGGCTCGGGGTGGACGCGCACGAAGCGGTGTACGTGGGAGACAGCCCCGGGAACGACGTGCTCGGCCCGCAGGGGGTGGGGATGCGCGCGGCCCTCCTGCCGGGCGGGCACGCCCTGCCGGACGGCGTGACGCCCGACTGGCAGCTCACGGACCTGCGGGACGTGCTGCGGATCGTGCCGGGACACGTGGACGCGCCGGGCGCACGGTGA
- the recD2 gene encoding SF1B family DNA helicase RecD2, translating to MAVPQTDPSLSTIDVKGSINRVRFRAESGFTVALAHLRNAEGEDPDAILVGVMPPLEVGDTFSAHVVMEEHREYGYQYRVLNLVLEATPTDLTEGGVAAYLEARVDGVGKVLAKRIAKHFGGQTFDILGAEPELLLQVPGVTQATLHKMTQSWGAQGSERRLLAGLQGLGLSITQAQRALKHFGEPALERLSLDLYTLTEVEGIGFLTADRLAQEAGYALDDPRRLTAAAVYALQQAAQQGGHSYLPRARAVKGVSHYTRVNAEAAELALQSAVELGRLKDDDGRIYLPQTLRTEKKLAQAVRLLLATPPSSDWEVREDAARGLDDAQASVLELLRDQRLVVLTGGPGTGKSTTTRRVADLAERLGLEVGLCAPTGKAARRLGELTGRPASTIHRLLGYTPGGFRHNHLEPVMQDLIIVDEVSMCGDGLLLALLSAVAPGARVLLVGDVDQLPPVDAGLPLQALTQSAPTIRLQQVYRQAAQNPIISAAHALQRGETPVWYGEQGLTGERGTDARLSHVPVEPDGGARRVALLVRELGGPYKVQVLSPMKRGPLGVEMLNHHLQGLFNPGEGGTRIADGEARPGDIVVQTKNDYTNEVFNGTLGTVLAASPGKLQVDFEGNVVELGGAELFNLTLGYALTVHRSQGSEWETVLGVLHEAHAPMLSRNLVYTALTRARERFVAAGSERAWAIAAGRQREERCTYLLERIRGQA from the coding sequence ATGGCCGTACCGCAGACCGACCCCTCCCTCAGCACCATCGACGTGAAGGGCAGCATCAACCGCGTGCGCTTCCGGGCCGAGAGTGGCTTCACGGTCGCCCTCGCCCACCTCAGGAACGCCGAGGGCGAGGACCCGGACGCCATCCTCGTCGGCGTGATGCCGCCTCTGGAGGTCGGAGACACCTTCAGCGCGCACGTCGTGATGGAGGAACACCGGGAGTACGGCTACCAGTACCGCGTGCTGAACCTCGTGCTGGAGGCCACGCCCACCGACCTGACCGAGGGCGGCGTCGCCGCGTACCTGGAGGCGCGCGTGGACGGCGTCGGCAAGGTCCTTGCCAAGCGCATCGCGAAGCACTTCGGCGGGCAGACCTTCGACATTCTCGGCGCGGAACCGGAACTGCTGCTGCAGGTGCCGGGCGTCACGCAGGCCACCCTGCACAAGATGACGCAGAGCTGGGGCGCGCAGGGCTCCGAACGGCGCCTGCTGGCGGGCCTGCAGGGCCTCGGGCTGAGCATCACGCAGGCGCAGCGCGCCCTGAAGCACTTCGGGGAACCGGCCCTGGAGCGCCTGAGCCTCGACCTGTACACCCTGACGGAAGTGGAAGGGATCGGGTTCCTGACCGCCGACCGGCTCGCGCAGGAGGCCGGGTACGCCCTGGACGACCCGCGCAGGCTCACGGCGGCCGCCGTGTACGCGCTGCAGCAGGCGGCGCAGCAGGGCGGGCACAGTTACCTGCCGCGCGCGCGGGCCGTGAAGGGCGTCAGTCACTACACGCGCGTGAACGCCGAGGCGGCCGAACTGGCCCTGCAGAGCGCCGTGGAGCTCGGCCGCCTGAAGGACGACGACGGCCGCATCTACCTCCCGCAGACGCTCCGCACCGAGAAGAAGCTCGCGCAGGCCGTGCGGCTGCTGCTCGCCACGCCGCCCAGCAGCGACTGGGAGGTGCGTGAGGACGCCGCGCGCGGCCTGGACGACGCTCAGGCGAGCGTGCTGGAACTGCTCAGAGATCAGCGGCTGGTGGTCCTGACGGGCGGCCCCGGCACCGGCAAGTCCACCACCACGCGCCGCGTCGCGGACCTCGCGGAACGCCTGGGCCTGGAGGTCGGCCTGTGCGCCCCGACCGGCAAGGCCGCCCGCCGTCTCGGCGAGCTGACGGGACGGCCCGCCAGCACCATCCACCGCCTGCTGGGGTACACGCCGGGCGGCTTCCGGCACAACCACCTGGAGCCCGTCATGCAGGACCTGATCATCGTGGACGAGGTCAGCATGTGCGGCGACGGACTGCTGCTGGCGCTGCTGTCGGCCGTCGCGCCGGGCGCGCGCGTCCTGCTGGTCGGGGACGTGGATCAGCTGCCGCCCGTCGACGCGGGCCTGCCGCTGCAGGCGCTCACGCAGAGCGCGCCCACCATCCGGCTGCAGCAGGTGTACCGGCAGGCGGCGCAGAACCCGATCATCTCGGCGGCGCACGCCCTGCAGCGCGGCGAGACGCCCGTCTGGTACGGCGAGCAGGGCCTGACGGGCGAGCGCGGCACGGACGCGCGCCTGTCGCACGTCCCGGTCGAACCGGACGGCGGGGCGCGGCGCGTGGCGCTCCTCGTGCGGGAACTGGGCGGGCCGTACAAGGTGCAGGTGCTGTCCCCCATGAAGCGCGGCCCGCTCGGCGTGGAGATGCTGAACCACCACCTGCAGGGCCTCTTCAACCCCGGCGAGGGCGGCACCCGCATCGCGGACGGCGAGGCGCGCCCCGGCGACATCGTCGTGCAGACCAAGAACGACTACACCAACGAGGTCTTCAACGGCACGCTCGGTACGGTCCTCGCCGCGTCGCCCGGCAAACTGCAGGTGGATTTCGAGGGGAACGTGGTGGAGCTGGGCGGCGCGGAGCTGTTCAACCTGACGCTCGGGTACGCGCTGACGGTGCACCGCTCGCAGGGCAGCGAGTGGGAGACGGTGCTCGGCGTGCTGCACGAGGCGCACGCGCCGATGCTGAGCCGCAACCTCGTGTACACGGCCCTCACGCGCGCCCGCGAACGCTTCGTGGCGGCCGGGTCGGAACGCGCGTGGGCCATCGCGGCCGGACGGCAGCGCGAGGAACGCTGCACGTACCTGCTGGAACGCATCCGCGGCCAGGCCTGA
- a CDS encoding phosphatase domain-containing putative toxin, whose amino-acid sequence MTDPTANPHPNTATSEPHPIRVDWTETALWPGQLGLTLAPGRKGLSADGRTRHDRDLLADLTRLRREHHAQTLVSLLEDDEARRHGLQDYDEHADALGLDVLHHPVPGADVPRNPALYAETVDEIMNRLLNGETVVAHGLSGLGRAGTLAACLLVQAGMAPGDAVKHVRQARPGATMTDAQVRYVDTFGE is encoded by the coding sequence ATGACCGACCCCACCGCGAACCCCCACCCGAACACGGCGACCAGCGAACCCCACCCCATCCGCGTGGACTGGACCGAAACGGCCCTGTGGCCCGGACAGCTCGGCCTGACCCTCGCGCCCGGCAGGAAAGGCCTGTCCGCCGACGGCCGCACCCGCCACGACCGCGACCTCCTGGCCGACCTCACCCGCCTGCGCCGCGAACACCACGCGCAGACCCTCGTCAGCCTCCTCGAAGACGACGAGGCCCGGCGCCACGGCCTTCAGGACTACGACGAACACGCGGATGCCCTCGGCCTCGACGTCCTGCACCACCCCGTCCCAGGCGCGGACGTCCCCCGGAACCCCGCCCTGTACGCCGAGACCGTCGACGAGATCATGAACCGCCTCCTGAACGGAGAGACGGTCGTCGCGCACGGCCTAAGCGGCCTCGGCCGCGCCGGAACGCTCGCCGCGTGCCTGCTCGTCCAGGCGGGCATGGCCCCGGGTGACGCCGTGAAGCACGTCCGGCAGGCCCGCCCGGGCGCCACCATGACGGACGCGCAGGTCCGCTACGTGGACACCTTCGGCGAGTGA
- a CDS encoding zinc-binding alcohol dehydrogenase family protein — protein MKKPPGPARPQNVTRRPAPTPPPRQNALMKATGFTRHLPVTDPASLQDLTLPAPTPGPRDLIVRVHAVSVNPVDTKVRAPKAQDVTHDPPKVLGWDASGIVEAVGADVTLYRPGDEVYYAGDYTRPGSNAELQAVDERIVGRKPRTLTHAQAAAFPLTTITAWEGLFDRLHIDPDGRHAGRSVLIIGGAGGVGSIAIQLARHAGLQVIATASRPESAAWATQLGAHHVIDHTGDMPAQLRALGIQGVHYVYSTYFTEQHWQAIVDVLLPQGGVVAIDSARDVDLALLKQKSATFAWEFMFTRSMFQTDDMAEQGRLLNRVADLIDAGTLRDLVARTLTPINAANLREAHRDLETRSVIGKVVLEGWSD, from the coding sequence ATGAAGAAACCCCCCGGCCCGGCCCGCCCGCAGAACGTGACGCGCCGCCCCGCCCCCACGCCCCCACCCCGACAGAATGCCCTCATGAAGGCCACCGGATTCACCCGCCACCTGCCCGTCACGGACCCCGCCAGCCTGCAGGACCTCACCCTGCCCGCCCCCACGCCCGGCCCGCGCGACCTGATCGTCCGCGTGCACGCCGTCTCCGTGAACCCCGTGGACACCAAGGTCCGCGCCCCCAAAGCGCAGGACGTGACGCACGACCCGCCCAAGGTGCTCGGCTGGGACGCGAGCGGCATCGTCGAGGCCGTCGGCGCGGACGTGACGCTCTACCGGCCCGGCGACGAGGTCTACTACGCGGGTGACTACACCCGACCCGGCAGCAACGCCGAACTGCAGGCCGTGGACGAACGCATCGTGGGCCGCAAACCCCGCACCCTCACGCACGCCCAGGCGGCCGCCTTCCCGCTCACCACCATCACCGCCTGGGAAGGCCTCTTCGACCGCCTGCACATCGACCCGGACGGACGGCACGCGGGCCGCAGCGTCCTGATCATCGGCGGGGCGGGCGGCGTCGGCAGCATCGCCATCCAGCTCGCCCGGCACGCGGGCCTGCAGGTCATCGCCACCGCGTCCCGCCCCGAATCCGCCGCGTGGGCCACGCAGCTCGGCGCGCACCACGTCATCGACCACACCGGCGACATGCCCGCCCAGCTGCGCGCCCTCGGCATCCAGGGCGTGCACTACGTGTACAGCACGTACTTCACCGAGCAGCACTGGCAGGCCATCGTGGACGTGCTGCTCCCCCAGGGCGGCGTGGTCGCCATCGACTCCGCACGGGACGTGGACCTCGCGCTCCTCAAACAGAAGAGCGCCACCTTCGCGTGGGAGTTCATGTTCACGCGCAGCATGTTCCAGACGGACGACATGGCCGAACAGGGCCGCCTGCTGAACCGCGTGGCGGACCTGATCGACGCCGGAACACTCCGTGACCTCGTGGCCCGCACCCTCACGCCCATCAACGCCGCGAACCTCCGCGAGGCGCACCGCGATCTCGAAACGCGCAGCGTGATCGGCAAGGTGGTGCTGGAAGGCTGGAGCGACTGA